A single Eleginops maclovinus isolate JMC-PN-2008 ecotype Puerto Natales chromosome 5, JC_Emac_rtc_rv5, whole genome shotgun sequence DNA region contains:
- the trim2a gene encoding tripartite motif-containing protein 2 isoform X1, with the protein MASEGSTLPSPVVRQIDKQFLICSICLDRYENPKVLPCLHTFCERCLQNYIPAHSLTLSCPVCRQTSILPEKGVAALQNNFFITNLMDVLQRAPDSCSQEAAALNNITTVAAAQLLTCPNHGGNVMEFYCPPCETAMCQECTSGEHGEHPTVPLKDVVEQHKASLQDQLNSVKKRLPEIDSALQMLSEILQQLTNQKSSIEDDIHTTFDELQKTLNVRKSVLLMELEVNYGLKQKVLQAQLDTLMQGQEGINSSCNFTEQALSHGTEAEVLLVKKQMSERLIELASQELPLQPGENDQLDFIVETDGLKKSIHNLGTIVTTNAVASETVATGEGLRHCVVGVPTSITITTKDKDGELCKMGNAVIKAEMSSTDGSKGEGEILDNKNGTYEYLFSAPKEGTCNLSLRLYDQHIKGSPFKIKATKSIDVSQSSDSVKKRLKSPGSSHIKQKAIKRPASMYSTGRRKENPIEDDLIFRIGTKGRNKGEFTNLQGVSTSALGKVLIADSNNQCVQIFTNDGQFKSRFGVRGRTPGQLQRPTGVAIHPNGDIIIADYDNKWVSIFSSEGKFKNKIGSGKLMGPKGVSVDKNGHIIVVDNKACCIFIFQVNGKLVTKFGNRGNGDRQFAGTLNGPHFAAVNNNNEIIVTDFHNHSVKVFNTEGEFLLKFGSNGEGNGQFNAPTGVAVDVNGNIIVADWGNSRIQVFDGSGSFLSYINTSADPLYGPQGLALTSDGHVVVADSGNHCFKVYRYLQ; encoded by the exons ATGGCCAGTGAAGGCTCCACTCTTCCCAGTCCTGTTGTCCGCCAGATCGACAAGCAGTTCTTGATCTGCAGCATATGTCTGGACCGCTACGAAAACCCCAAAGTACTGCCCTGCCTACACACCTTCTGTGAGAG gtgccTGCAGAATTACATCCCGGCCCACAGCCTCACTTTGTCGTGCCCCGTGTGCCGCCAGACCTCGATCCTGCCGGAGAAAGGTGTGGCGGCATTGCAGAATAACTTCTTCATCACCAACCTGATGGACGTGTTGCAGCGAGCGCCGGACAGCTGCAGCCAGGAGGCCGCCGCTCTCAACAACATCACCACTGTGGCTGCAGCACAACTGCTCACCTGCCCCAACCATGGAGGCAAC GTCATGGAGTTTTACTGTCCACCTTGTGAGACGGCCATGTGTCAGGAGTGTACGAGTGGGGAACATGGAGAACATCCAACCGTGCCTCTTAAAGACGTAGTGGAACAACACAAGGCCTCATTACAAGACCAGCTAAACTCCGTCAAGAAGAG GTTGCCAGAGATTGACTCTGCGCTGCAGATGCTGTCAGagatcctgcagcagctgaccAATCAAAAGAGCTCCATTGAGGACGACATCCACACTACCTTTGATGAGTTGCAGAAGACTCTGAATGTCCGCAAGAGCGTTTTACTGATGGAGCTGGAGGTCAACTACGGCCTCAAGCAGAAG GTGCTCCAAGCCCAGCTGGATACTCTGATGCAGGGCCAGGAGGGCATCAACAGCAGCTGTAACTTCACGGAGCAGGCTCTGAGCCACGGCACGGAGGCCGAGGTGCTGCTGGTGAAGAAGCAGATGAGCGAGCGTCTCATCGAGCTGGCCAGCCAGGAGCTTCCTCTGCAGCCCGGAGAGAACGACCAGCTGGACTTCATCGTGGAGACTGATGGGCTAAAGAAGTCCATCCACAACCTGGGCACTATTGTGACGACTAACGCAGTGGCTTCTGAGACTGTGGCGACTGGTGAAGGGTTACGTCACTGTGTGGTGGGCGTCCCTACTTCCATCACCATAACCACTAAGGACAAAGACGGAGAGTTGTGTAAGATGGGCAACGCCGTCATCAAAGCTGAAATGTCCTCAACTGATGGAAGCAAAGGTGAAGGGGAGATACTGGACAACAAGAATGGCACTTATGAGTACCTGTTCTCAGCTCCTAAAGAGGGGACTTGTAATTTATCACTGCGTTTATACGATCAACACATTAAAGGGAGTCCCTTTAAGATAAAGGCCACCAAATCCATAGATGTGTCGCAAAGTTCAGACAGCGTGAAGAAGAGGCTGAAGTCTCCGGGCAGCAGCCACATCAAGCAGAAGGCCATCAAGAGGCCGGCCAGTATGTACAGCACAGGGCGGAGGAAAGAAAACCCCATCGAAGACGACCTCATCTTCAGAATAG GCACAAAAGGAAGAAACAAAGGGGAGTTCACTAACCTGCAGGGCGTGTCTACCTCTGCTCTGGGGAAGGTGCTGATAGCCGACAGCAACAACCAGTGTGTGCAG ATTTTCACAAATGATGGCCAGTTCAAAAGTCGTTTTGGTGTCCGCGGCCGGACTCCGGGTCAGCTGCAGCGACCAACGGGAGTGGCCATCCACCCGAACGGTGACATCATCATCGCAGACTACGACAACAAATGGGTCAGCATCTTTTCAAGTGAAGGCAAGTTTAAG AACAAGATTGGCTCCGGGAAGCTGATGGGCCCTAAAGGCGTGTCGGTGGACAAGAACGGTCACATCATCGTGGTCGACAACAAGGCCTGCTGCATCTTCATCTTTCAGGTCAACGGCAAGCTGGTCACCAAGTTTGGTAACCGTGGCAATGGTGACCGGCAGTTTGCAGGTACACTCAACG gGCCACATTTTGCTgctgtcaacaacaacaatgaaatcATTGTGACAGATTTCCACAACCATTCAGTCAAG GTGTTCAACACTGAAGGAGAGTTCTTGCTGAAGTTTGGTTCTAATGGGGAGGGCAACGGCCAGTTCAACGCCCCCACAGGAGTGGCAGTGGATGTCAATGGAAACATCATCGTGGCAGACTGGGGCAACAGCAGGATACAG GTGTTTGATGGCAGCGGTTCGTTCCTGTCTTACATCAACACATCAGCCGACCCTCTGTATGGCCCCCAGGGACTTGCTCTCACCTCTGATGGACATGTTGTGGTTGCAGATTCTGGGAACCACTGCTTCAAAGTCTACCGCTACCTGCAGTAG
- the trim2a gene encoding tripartite motif-containing protein 2 isoform X2 → MASEGSTLPSPVVRQIDKQFLICSICLDRYENPKVLPCLHTFCERCLQNYIPAHSLTLSCPVCRQTSILPEKGVAALQNNFFITNLMDVLQRAPDSCSQEAAALNNITTVAAAQLLTCPNHGGNVMEFYCPPCETAMCQECTSGEHGEHPTVPLKDVVEQHKASLQDQLNSVKKRLPEIDSALQMLSEILQQLTNQKSSIEDDIHTTFDELQKTLNVRKSVLLMELEVNYGLKQKVLQAQLDTLMQGQEGINSSCNFTEQALSHGTEAEVLLVKKQMSERLIELASQELPLQPGENDQLDFIVETDGLKKSIHNLGTIVTTNAVASETVATGEGLRHCVVGVPTSITITTKDKDGELCKMGNAVIKAEMSSTDGSKGEGEILDNKNGTYEYLFSAPKEGTCNLSLRLYDQHIKGSPFKIKATKSIDVSQSSDSVKKRLKSPGSSHIKQKAIKRPASMYSTGRRKENPIEDDLIFRIGTKGRNKGEFTNLQGVSTSALGKVLIADSNNQCVQIFTNDGQFKSRFGVRGRTPGQLQRPTGVAIHPNGDIIIADYDNKWVSIFSSEGKFKNKIGSGKLMGPKGVSVDKNGHIIVVDNKACCIFIFQVNGKLVTKFGNRGNGDRQFAGPHFAAVNNNNEIIVTDFHNHSVKVFNTEGEFLLKFGSNGEGNGQFNAPTGVAVDVNGNIIVADWGNSRIQVFDGSGSFLSYINTSADPLYGPQGLALTSDGHVVVADSGNHCFKVYRYLQ, encoded by the exons ATGGCCAGTGAAGGCTCCACTCTTCCCAGTCCTGTTGTCCGCCAGATCGACAAGCAGTTCTTGATCTGCAGCATATGTCTGGACCGCTACGAAAACCCCAAAGTACTGCCCTGCCTACACACCTTCTGTGAGAG gtgccTGCAGAATTACATCCCGGCCCACAGCCTCACTTTGTCGTGCCCCGTGTGCCGCCAGACCTCGATCCTGCCGGAGAAAGGTGTGGCGGCATTGCAGAATAACTTCTTCATCACCAACCTGATGGACGTGTTGCAGCGAGCGCCGGACAGCTGCAGCCAGGAGGCCGCCGCTCTCAACAACATCACCACTGTGGCTGCAGCACAACTGCTCACCTGCCCCAACCATGGAGGCAAC GTCATGGAGTTTTACTGTCCACCTTGTGAGACGGCCATGTGTCAGGAGTGTACGAGTGGGGAACATGGAGAACATCCAACCGTGCCTCTTAAAGACGTAGTGGAACAACACAAGGCCTCATTACAAGACCAGCTAAACTCCGTCAAGAAGAG GTTGCCAGAGATTGACTCTGCGCTGCAGATGCTGTCAGagatcctgcagcagctgaccAATCAAAAGAGCTCCATTGAGGACGACATCCACACTACCTTTGATGAGTTGCAGAAGACTCTGAATGTCCGCAAGAGCGTTTTACTGATGGAGCTGGAGGTCAACTACGGCCTCAAGCAGAAG GTGCTCCAAGCCCAGCTGGATACTCTGATGCAGGGCCAGGAGGGCATCAACAGCAGCTGTAACTTCACGGAGCAGGCTCTGAGCCACGGCACGGAGGCCGAGGTGCTGCTGGTGAAGAAGCAGATGAGCGAGCGTCTCATCGAGCTGGCCAGCCAGGAGCTTCCTCTGCAGCCCGGAGAGAACGACCAGCTGGACTTCATCGTGGAGACTGATGGGCTAAAGAAGTCCATCCACAACCTGGGCACTATTGTGACGACTAACGCAGTGGCTTCTGAGACTGTGGCGACTGGTGAAGGGTTACGTCACTGTGTGGTGGGCGTCCCTACTTCCATCACCATAACCACTAAGGACAAAGACGGAGAGTTGTGTAAGATGGGCAACGCCGTCATCAAAGCTGAAATGTCCTCAACTGATGGAAGCAAAGGTGAAGGGGAGATACTGGACAACAAGAATGGCACTTATGAGTACCTGTTCTCAGCTCCTAAAGAGGGGACTTGTAATTTATCACTGCGTTTATACGATCAACACATTAAAGGGAGTCCCTTTAAGATAAAGGCCACCAAATCCATAGATGTGTCGCAAAGTTCAGACAGCGTGAAGAAGAGGCTGAAGTCTCCGGGCAGCAGCCACATCAAGCAGAAGGCCATCAAGAGGCCGGCCAGTATGTACAGCACAGGGCGGAGGAAAGAAAACCCCATCGAAGACGACCTCATCTTCAGAATAG GCACAAAAGGAAGAAACAAAGGGGAGTTCACTAACCTGCAGGGCGTGTCTACCTCTGCTCTGGGGAAGGTGCTGATAGCCGACAGCAACAACCAGTGTGTGCAG ATTTTCACAAATGATGGCCAGTTCAAAAGTCGTTTTGGTGTCCGCGGCCGGACTCCGGGTCAGCTGCAGCGACCAACGGGAGTGGCCATCCACCCGAACGGTGACATCATCATCGCAGACTACGACAACAAATGGGTCAGCATCTTTTCAAGTGAAGGCAAGTTTAAG AACAAGATTGGCTCCGGGAAGCTGATGGGCCCTAAAGGCGTGTCGGTGGACAAGAACGGTCACATCATCGTGGTCGACAACAAGGCCTGCTGCATCTTCATCTTTCAGGTCAACGGCAAGCTGGTCACCAAGTTTGGTAACCGTGGCAATGGTGACCGGCAGTTTGCAG gGCCACATTTTGCTgctgtcaacaacaacaatgaaatcATTGTGACAGATTTCCACAACCATTCAGTCAAG GTGTTCAACACTGAAGGAGAGTTCTTGCTGAAGTTTGGTTCTAATGGGGAGGGCAACGGCCAGTTCAACGCCCCCACAGGAGTGGCAGTGGATGTCAATGGAAACATCATCGTGGCAGACTGGGGCAACAGCAGGATACAG GTGTTTGATGGCAGCGGTTCGTTCCTGTCTTACATCAACACATCAGCCGACCCTCTGTATGGCCCCCAGGGACTTGCTCTCACCTCTGATGGACATGTTGTGGTTGCAGATTCTGGGAACCACTGCTTCAAAGTCTACCGCTACCTGCAGTAG